A section of the Telopea speciosissima isolate NSW1024214 ecotype Mountain lineage chromosome 3, Tspe_v1, whole genome shotgun sequence genome encodes:
- the LOC122656504 gene encoding glucuronoxylan 4-O-methyltransferase 1-like encodes MMMRPKTQYQLNLKLLIFGIFLAFLLLFILRTNFSSKPSQQQSSQSTACPSHSTPSTCNKIPPSLIQPLLHYSTSNITPQQTLKEISVTSRVLERKSPCNFLVFGLGHDSLMWTSLNHGGRTIFLEEDKSWIEQIKQQFPMLESYHVVYDSRVRYADDLMQIGKVDQECKVVGDARHSQCQLALKGVLPPEVYEIEWDVIMVDAPTGFFEDAPGRMSAIYTAGLMARNREIGETDVFVHDVNRVVEDQFSRAFLCEGYMREQEGRLRHFTIPSHRANVGRPFCPEN; translated from the coding sequence ATGATGATGAGACCCAAAACCCAATATCAACTCAACCTAAAGCTTCTCATCTTTGGCATCTTCCttgctttccttcttctcttcatacTAAGAACAAACTTCTCATCCAAACCATCACAGCAACAATCAAGCCAATCCACAGCTTGCCCATCTCATTCTACACCAAGTACCTGCAACAAAATCCCACCTTCCCTAATCCAACCTCTCCTCCACTACTCAACATCAAACATAACTCCACAGCAAACACTCAAAGAGATCTCAGTTACATCTCGAGTACTTGAAAGGAAATCCCCATGCAACTTCCTTGTGTTTGGTCTTGGCCATGACAGCCTCATGTGGACTTCATTGAATCATGGTGGAAGAACAATTTTCCTCGAAGAAGATAAATCATGGATCGAGCAAATCAAACAACAATTCCCGATGTTAGAATCATACCATGTTGTCTATGATAGCCGCGTGCGATATGCAGATGATCTCATGCAGATTGGTAAGGTAGATCAAGAGTGTAAGGTGGTGGGTGATGCTAGGCATTCTCAATGTCAACTTGCACTTAAGGGGGTGTTACCACCTGAGGTATATGAGATAGAATGGGATGTGATAATGGTGGATGCGCCGACCGGTTTTTTCGAAGATGCTCCGGGGAGGATGAGTGCCATTTATACTGCTGGATTGATGGCAAGGAATAGGGAGATTGGAGAAACTGATGTGTTTGTTCATGATGTGAATAGGGTGGTGGAAGATCAATTTTCTAGGGCTTTTCTATGTGAAGGGTACATGAGGGAACAAGAAGGTAGGCTAAGACACTTCACAATACCAAGTCATAGAGCTAATGTGGGTAGGCCCTTTTGTCCTGAAAATTAA